A window of Leptospira fainei serovar Hurstbridge str. BUT 6 contains these coding sequences:
- the nagZ gene encoding beta-N-acetylhexosaminidase, with amino-acid sequence MIKRILLAVVFAGLFLVSLQWLGHYRAELQAQEIQEGMLRQADEIVNKLTPQELVGQVIHVAIPGTTLDSVAEKELETILPGGVILFGRNLGNREEIASLNDSLQKKTLKLTGLPLLISVDQEGGRVIRVRDGVTQFPGAMALGQAKDQEYAKKVGFVTSYQLRKLGLNFLFAPDLDINNNPDNPVINTRSLGSNLETVLSAGVAYEEGARLGGAIPVIKHFPGHGDTNVDSHLGLPKIEKNLEELRSLELVPFKAAIENGAEAVMSAHIVYPKIDSDFPATLSSRILTDVLRKELKFEGIVITDAMEMDAIDEHYQTYDPGVLALLAGADIILMTSWGKTTQDMKDHILKAYKKGTLYRDGRDILKEAAKRQILLKLKHGIVWDYSKKQKEGRAKDILAEDISETLRKYYEEQSSRRESLNADWNLPDLNRDVSRKSIVSYPNSYNPVTVSLTETLFAVKGSDFSAELTARSLQNLNFSQISSALEKRKGKRIILTGASQVDLDMAGSLAKKFPQVEIVVLHYGTPFLHLPEFPNLKILFSFSPTYESKKALLYSILDRKEEIPKVDLVLKTGTKEKEIKAAQGTP; translated from the coding sequence ATGATCAAGCGTATCCTTCTGGCAGTCGTTTTTGCCGGACTCTTTCTAGTTTCACTCCAATGGTTAGGGCATTATCGTGCGGAACTCCAGGCCCAAGAAATCCAAGAAGGAATGCTTCGTCAAGCCGACGAGATCGTCAATAAACTCACTCCTCAAGAATTGGTCGGGCAAGTGATTCATGTAGCAATTCCGGGAACGACTTTGGATTCCGTCGCCGAAAAAGAATTAGAGACGATTTTACCCGGCGGCGTAATTTTATTCGGAAGAAATCTGGGAAATCGGGAAGAAATTGCGTCTTTAAACGATTCTTTGCAAAAAAAGACCCTAAAACTAACGGGGCTCCCTTTATTGATTTCGGTCGACCAGGAAGGTGGTCGAGTCATTCGAGTTCGAGATGGAGTGACTCAATTTCCGGGGGCAATGGCTCTTGGACAAGCCAAGGATCAGGAATACGCGAAAAAAGTCGGATTCGTGACCTCCTACCAGCTTCGGAAACTAGGTCTGAATTTTTTATTCGCTCCCGATTTGGATATTAATAATAATCCCGATAATCCGGTTATCAACACTCGGTCTTTAGGAAGTAACCTCGAGACGGTCTTAAGTGCAGGAGTCGCTTACGAAGAAGGCGCCCGCTTAGGAGGAGCCATCCCCGTAATCAAACATTTCCCGGGTCACGGCGACACAAACGTAGATAGTCATTTAGGGCTTCCGAAAATCGAAAAAAATCTGGAAGAACTTCGTTCATTGGAATTAGTTCCGTTTAAGGCCGCGATCGAAAACGGAGCCGAAGCGGTTATGAGCGCTCATATCGTCTATCCTAAGATCGATTCAGATTTTCCCGCGACTCTATCTTCTAGAATTCTCACTGACGTACTCAGGAAAGAGCTTAAATTCGAGGGAATCGTAATCACTGATGCGATGGAAATGGATGCTATCGACGAACATTACCAAACGTACGATCCGGGCGTACTGGCTCTACTTGCGGGGGCAGATATCATCCTGATGACCAGTTGGGGAAAAACCACTCAGGATATGAAGGATCATATCTTAAAAGCTTATAAAAAAGGAACCCTCTATAGAGATGGGAGGGATATATTAAAAGAAGCCGCCAAGAGACAAATCCTATTGAAACTAAAACACGGCATCGTTTGGGACTATTCGAAAAAACAGAAGGAAGGAAGAGCAAAGGATATTCTGGCCGAAGACATTTCCGAAACATTACGTAAATATTATGAAGAGCAATCCTCTCGCCGTGAATCATTGAACGCCGACTGGAATCTGCCGGATCTGAATAGGGATGTGAGCCGGAAATCCATCGTTTCGTATCCGAATTCCTATAATCCCGTGACAGTTTCCTTAACCGAGACGTTATTTGCCGTTAAGGGTTCGGATTTTTCCGCGGAATTAACCGCGAGATCTTTGCAAAATTTGAATTTCTCGCAAATCTCAAGCGCTTTGGAAAAAAGAAAAGGAAAGAGAATTATCTTAACGGGGGCTTCACAAGTAGATTTGGATATGGCAGGTAGTCTGGCGAAAAAATTTCCTCAAGTCGAGATAGTGGTTTTGCATTACGGAACGCCGTTTTTGCATTTACCGGAATTTCCTAATCTTAAAATTCTTTTCTCATTTTCGCCTACGTATGAATCCAAGAAGGCCCTACTCTATTCCATTCTAGATCGAAAAGAGGAAATTCCGAAAGTGGATCTCGTATTAAAAACCGGCACAAAAGAGAAAGAAATCAAGGCCGCTCAAGGAACCCCGTAA
- a CDS encoding methyl-accepting chemotaxis protein, with protein sequence MSIRTRISLYLSLVLFIGFSFLTLINSILSFRNLRAEINAASTVTAERWTYEVKDYLDLAMGMTRGFRMLLIFSNPQRSEVVDTMREILKRNPQWFGMWTVYEPDAFDGKDGQFKNSAGHDSSGRFVSYIHRKIDKDELVLDATVGYDDSNTEFYQVPKKTLEPLVTDPYYYKVDGKDILMISLAVPISHGNNFWGVLGMDITSEQLQKVMGPIKPFRDSGFIALISPNGVFAANGQDPSLVGKKIQDSKELELVLEKGQGKEKFFYSSDGFTHYFFPFKIGKGKTSWIMQVSIPDKVFYNELTEVLLQSIISSLSIVLIIIVVLNLIFQRLISSGLLKAIGFSEEIAKGNLIVRSDYKRPDEIGSLLSSMSSMRDHLLSVVKEIGSSTSELTATADNMSKSSRNFSEVAQTQAAAAEECSSAVEELSASAMNVGKSIQKAVSSMKEIDGNVVHLREQIASINGEMQGLVGVAVASKEEAVTGETAMMMSTNAMGEIGDSASRISEILSIITEISEKTNLLALNAAIEAARAGEAGKGFAVVAEEIGKLASQTSSSVQEIGGLVDSTNDAVMNGNKKVSEASQVLKRLRDRVEEFDKSAKSVLSSVKTQEDNTQEIAENATTLIDFSLQIEEAVAEQRRTTEEITKTIINISEGTQEIARGADDLTSFSGEMHKQANQLSRHIGKFRTD encoded by the coding sequence ATGAGCATTCGCACTAGGATATCCTTATACCTTTCCCTAGTTTTGTTTATCGGCTTTTCCTTTCTTACTCTGATCAACTCGATTCTATCGTTTCGAAATCTTCGAGCGGAGATAAATGCCGCATCCACAGTTACTGCGGAACGCTGGACTTATGAAGTGAAAGATTATCTGGATTTGGCGATGGGAATGACTCGCGGTTTTCGAATGCTTCTGATTTTTTCGAATCCGCAACGTTCCGAAGTCGTGGATACGATGCGCGAAATTCTTAAAAGAAATCCTCAATGGTTCGGCATGTGGACCGTGTATGAACCGGATGCATTCGACGGTAAAGACGGCCAATTTAAGAATTCTGCCGGGCATGATTCATCCGGAAGGTTTGTCAGTTATATTCACAGGAAAATCGATAAGGATGAATTGGTTCTCGATGCGACTGTCGGCTACGACGACAGTAATACGGAGTTTTATCAGGTCCCTAAGAAAACTTTAGAACCGTTAGTTACGGATCCTTACTATTATAAAGTGGACGGTAAGGACATTCTCATGATCTCGCTCGCGGTTCCGATCAGTCACGGTAATAATTTCTGGGGCGTCCTTGGAATGGATATTACTAGCGAGCAATTGCAGAAAGTGATGGGACCTATCAAACCGTTCCGAGATTCGGGATTTATCGCTTTGATTTCTCCGAACGGTGTCTTCGCAGCAAACGGACAAGATCCTTCTTTAGTCGGTAAAAAAATCCAGGATTCGAAAGAATTGGAGTTGGTTCTTGAAAAAGGGCAAGGGAAGGAAAAATTCTTCTACTCGTCCGACGGTTTTACGCATTACTTCTTCCCTTTTAAAATCGGAAAGGGAAAAACGAGTTGGATCATGCAGGTTAGTATTCCTGATAAGGTATTTTATAACGAACTTACGGAGGTACTTTTGCAAAGTATAATATCCTCCTTAAGCATCGTTTTAATCATCATAGTCGTTCTGAATCTGATTTTCCAACGTTTGATTTCCTCCGGGCTCCTGAAAGCCATTGGATTCTCGGAGGAAATCGCTAAGGGAAATCTGATCGTTCGATCGGACTATAAACGACCGGATGAGATCGGGTCGCTTTTATCTTCCATGAGTTCGATGCGTGATCATCTGCTTTCCGTCGTTAAGGAGATCGGAAGTTCGACGTCCGAACTGACTGCTACTGCGGATAACATGTCCAAATCTTCCCGAAATTTTTCAGAGGTCGCTCAAACCCAAGCAGCCGCCGCGGAAGAATGCTCTTCTGCCGTGGAAGAACTGTCCGCATCCGCAATGAATGTGGGAAAGTCGATACAGAAAGCCGTATCGAGCATGAAGGAAATCGACGGCAATGTAGTTCATCTACGCGAACAGATCGCCAGCATTAACGGGGAAATGCAAGGTCTCGTAGGAGTAGCGGTCGCTTCCAAAGAAGAAGCCGTAACCGGAGAAACCGCGATGATGATGTCCACGAACGCTATGGGTGAGATCGGTGATAGCGCCTCTCGTATCAGCGAAATTCTCTCCATCATCACCGAGATTTCCGAGAAAACGAATCTATTGGCATTGAATGCTGCGATAGAGGCCGCAAGAGCGGGAGAAGCTGGAAAAGGTTTTGCAGTAGTCGCCGAGGAAATCGGTAAATTGGCTTCTCAGACGTCTTCGAGCGTTCAGGAGATCGGCGGCTTGGTCGATTCTACGAACGATGCCGTAATGAACGGAAATAAAAAGGTTTCCGAAGCCTCGCAAGTTTTGAAGCGATTGCGGGATAGAGTTGAGGAATTTGACAAATCCGCTAAATCGGTTCTTTCTTCCGTCAAGACTCAGGAGGATAATACGCAGGAGATTGCCGAAAACGCGACGACATTGATTGATTTTAGCCTGCAAATCGAGGAAGCGGTCGCAGAGCAACGGCGAACAACGGAAGAAATTACGAAGACGATCATAAATATTTCCGAGGGAACCCAAGAAATTGCAAGAGGTGCTGACGATCTGACTTCCTTCTCGGGAGAAATGCATAAGCAAGCCAATCAACTTTCAAGGCATATCGGAAAATTTAGAACCGACTAA
- the hemW gene encoding radical SAM family heme chaperone HemW, producing the protein MDPLLPTIKKTGKSGVYVHYPFCIKKCSYCDFYSEGIGLEPSPLEKDLFRKYEQETVSRLEASPQHSELSFDTVFFGGGTPSKASPERYADFLNFLKNNIDLADNAEISLECNPEDLTDGLLRELSDAGVNRVHIGIQSFQPRTLKFLDRYYDPENYPKVLEIVSESKIKNFGADLMFGVPNQTEEEFYADAELILSAGVSHISLYALTVEKGTEYSRSVISGRLPPPQEEIQERILKDLPEILRRKNFQQYEVSNYSKPGFYSRHNMKYWTYEYYLGIGPGAHGFLPSGRYSNQRNTNAYLKGNRADIYERPTPFEELILSLFRVFLPVELDEFLKLIPEKAPDLLKKLREKSESGLSTLDGTVFQWKPEAVLFLDAQILDLAQI; encoded by the coding sequence TTGGATCCGCTTCTCCCTACGATAAAAAAAACGGGGAAGAGCGGAGTTTATGTGCATTACCCTTTTTGCATTAAGAAATGTTCCTATTGCGATTTCTATTCGGAAGGAATCGGCCTGGAACCTTCTCCTTTAGAAAAGGATTTATTTCGTAAATACGAACAAGAGACCGTTTCCAGACTAGAAGCATCCCCTCAACATTCGGAACTTTCTTTCGATACCGTTTTTTTTGGAGGAGGAACTCCTTCAAAGGCGTCCCCCGAGCGATACGCCGATTTTCTGAACTTTTTAAAAAACAATATCGATCTTGCCGATAATGCGGAAATTTCCTTGGAATGCAATCCGGAGGATTTAACGGATGGCTTACTGCGGGAATTAAGCGATGCAGGCGTAAATCGAGTTCATATCGGAATCCAATCCTTTCAACCTCGAACATTGAAATTCTTAGACCGCTATTACGATCCTGAGAATTATCCGAAAGTTCTGGAAATCGTATCCGAATCCAAAATAAAAAATTTCGGCGCCGACTTGATGTTCGGAGTCCCGAATCAGACTGAGGAAGAATTCTATGCGGACGCGGAACTGATCCTATCTGCAGGAGTTTCGCATATCAGCTTGTATGCGCTCACCGTTGAAAAGGGTACGGAATATAGTAGAAGCGTAATCTCCGGGAGGCTTCCCCCCCCTCAGGAAGAGATACAGGAAAGAATTCTAAAAGATCTACCCGAAATTTTGAGAAGGAAAAATTTCCAGCAATACGAGGTATCCAATTATTCCAAACCGGGATTTTATTCCCGGCATAACATGAAGTATTGGACTTACGAATACTATCTTGGTATCGGACCGGGGGCTCACGGTTTTTTACCTTCGGGCAGATATTCCAACCAAAGAAATACTAACGCATATTTGAAAGGGAATCGGGCCGATATATACGAACGTCCGACTCCTTTCGAAGAGCTGATTTTATCCCTCTTCCGAGTGTTTCTCCCGGTGGAACTTGATGAATTTCTAAAGCTTATTCCGGAAAAAGCCCCCGATTTACTGAAAAAATTGCGGGAGAAATCCGAGTCGGGCCTAAGCACGTTAGACGGAACCGTTTTCCAATGGAAACCTGAGGCGGTGCTTTTTCTGGACGCCCAAATTTTGGATTTAGCGCAAATTTAG
- a CDS encoding arylesterase, whose product MFHRLKTVCFYAVMVVLCFHSLEMEAEKGKDASSAKPKEQKVGKKILFFGDSLTAGFGLDSPDHAFPYLVWKDLLKTYPGLEFTNAGVSGDTTSGGLARLDWVLSSPYDIFVLELGANDSMRGVSPKVTEENLRSIIRRTRSKYPKIKILLLGMRTFPNLGKAYSDEFRAIYPRISREEKVDLLPFLLIGVAGEKNLNQKDGIHPTSAGHKILAKTVLPYIKKLMN is encoded by the coding sequence ATGTTTCACCGATTGAAAACCGTATGTTTCTATGCCGTAATGGTTGTCCTATGTTTCCATAGTCTGGAGATGGAAGCCGAAAAAGGGAAGGATGCTTCTTCGGCAAAACCCAAGGAGCAGAAGGTCGGAAAGAAAATCCTTTTTTTCGGCGATAGTCTCACTGCCGGGTTCGGTCTGGATTCTCCCGACCATGCCTTTCCGTATTTAGTTTGGAAAGATCTTCTGAAGACCTATCCTGGGCTTGAATTTACGAACGCAGGCGTGAGCGGAGATACTACCTCCGGAGGATTAGCTCGACTCGATTGGGTTCTTTCTTCTCCGTATGATATCTTTGTGTTAGAGCTAGGTGCGAACGATTCGATGCGGGGAGTTTCGCCGAAAGTCACCGAGGAAAATCTAAGATCGATCATTAGGCGAACAAGGTCGAAATATCCGAAAATTAAAATCTTACTCCTAGGAATGAGGACGTTTCCCAATTTAGGAAAGGCTTATTCGGATGAATTTCGTGCGATCTATCCTAGAATATCAAGGGAAGAAAAGGTCGATCTGCTTCCCTTTTTGCTTATTGGCGTGGCCGGAGAAAAGAATTTGAACCAGAAGGACGGAATTCATCCTACTTCTGCCGGCCATAAGATATTAGCCAAAACCGTATTACCCTATATAAAGAAACTTATGAACTAG
- the ilvN gene encoding acetolactate synthase small subunit produces MKHILKILVNNHPGVMSHVSGLFTRRSYNIDSIAVGVTDQPDVSSMVIVVKGDDSVVEQVKRQLLKLPDVIDVEDLAYHDCISRELVLVVVRSDDKNRTEIISICEVFQARIADLTQSSLTIEFSGNVRQVNAFIEMMQKFGIDEIARTGQIALRYRSV; encoded by the coding sequence ATGAAGCATATTCTTAAGATTTTAGTCAATAATCACCCCGGCGTTATGAGTCATGTTTCCGGATTGTTTACACGCCGTAGTTATAATATAGATTCGATCGCCGTAGGAGTCACCGATCAACCTGACGTTTCCAGTATGGTCATCGTCGTAAAGGGGGATGATTCGGTCGTTGAGCAAGTAAAACGCCAACTTTTAAAGCTACCGGACGTGATCGACGTGGAAGATCTCGCCTATCATGATTGTATCAGCAGGGAATTGGTTCTTGTGGTAGTGCGTAGCGATGATAAGAACAGGACCGAGATTATCTCCATATGCGAAGTCTTTCAGGCGAGGATCGCAGATTTGACACAATCCTCGTTGACCATCGAATTTTCAGGTAACGTTCGTCAAGTGAACGCATTCATAGAGATGATGCAAAAATTCGGCATTGATGAGATCGCACGGACCGGTCAAATAGCCCTTCGCTATAGATCCGTATAA
- a CDS encoding molybdopterin oxidoreductase family protein codes for MGETHYRSCTLCEAMCGLRIEVEDHVVVAIRGDKEDAFSRGHLCAKGPELKNLYEDGDRLKYPIKRTESGWVRVSWEDALSDIAVRLLAIQDKYGNDSVAVYNGNPTVHNYGSMLFGQRFANRLKTKNMYSATSVDQLPHQLLSYFMFGHQLLVPIPDIDHTNFFLILGGNPFASNGSLMSVPDVKKRLKDIQERGGKYIVVDPRRTETAVHADEHIFIRPGSDAFFLLAIVNVLFKKNFVKSSDLVSASDIQTIRKMAEEFTPERAEEVTGVSAETIERIATEFANAKGAVCYGRVGVSTQEFGAICQWLINSINILTGNMDSRGGAMFTLPAVDVIDPKSAMRTSPGSFDTFQSRVRKLPEFNDELPVAALAEEILTEGEGQIKAFVTSAGNPVLSTPNGGKLEKALSTLEFMVSVDFYLNETTKYANYILPPTSALEHDHYDLIFNVFAVRNTARYCQPVFEPEEGMLHDWEIFSDLTKRIELLRSGKSLPNELIKTKLTPASIIDHALRSGPYGSKGKRNVDMSLELLKNSPHGVDLGPLEPCFPERLYTENKKIQLVPERVQADMNRLRKRFQELHAAFRSQNGFLLIGRRHLRNNNSWMHNMPKLMTGKDRCTLMMHPEDASLLGINEEEEVLVESRVGKILIPAELTDDMMRGVVCIPHGFGHGKEGTILHVAAQFAGASINDLTDDQALDELSGNAAFSGIPVSIRRKTA; via the coding sequence ATGGGCGAAACACATTATAGATCTTGTACTTTATGCGAAGCGATGTGCGGATTGCGAATCGAAGTGGAAGATCATGTCGTAGTTGCGATTCGTGGAGACAAGGAGGATGCGTTTAGCCGCGGCCACCTTTGCGCAAAAGGACCCGAATTGAAGAATCTATATGAAGACGGAGATAGACTTAAATACCCGATAAAACGCACCGAATCAGGATGGGTTCGCGTTAGCTGGGAGGATGCTCTCTCTGACATCGCAGTCAGATTGCTCGCGATTCAGGATAAATATGGAAACGACTCAGTAGCGGTCTATAACGGAAATCCTACGGTTCATAATTACGGCTCAATGCTGTTCGGGCAACGATTCGCCAACAGACTCAAGACGAAAAATATGTACTCGGCAACTTCCGTAGACCAATTGCCGCATCAGCTATTATCCTATTTTATGTTTGGGCACCAGTTGCTAGTGCCGATACCCGATATCGATCATACGAATTTTTTTCTGATTTTGGGCGGAAATCCGTTCGCGTCCAACGGAAGCTTGATGAGCGTTCCGGACGTAAAAAAAAGACTGAAAGACATTCAGGAAAGGGGAGGGAAATACATAGTTGTCGATCCGAGAAGAACCGAAACCGCCGTTCATGCCGACGAGCATATTTTTATTCGACCCGGCTCGGATGCGTTTTTCCTTTTGGCAATAGTTAATGTTTTATTTAAAAAGAATTTTGTAAAGTCCTCGGATCTGGTTTCCGCTTCCGACATACAAACGATTCGGAAGATGGCGGAGGAGTTTACTCCCGAAAGAGCGGAGGAAGTTACGGGAGTCTCGGCCGAAACGATTGAACGAATCGCGACGGAGTTTGCCAATGCAAAAGGTGCAGTTTGTTACGGGCGAGTAGGCGTATCGACGCAGGAGTTCGGCGCAATTTGTCAGTGGCTGATTAATTCCATCAACATTCTGACAGGAAATATGGACTCGCGGGGGGGCGCTATGTTCACTCTACCTGCCGTGGATGTAATTGATCCTAAGAGCGCAATGCGCACGTCCCCCGGAAGTTTTGACACCTTTCAATCCAGAGTCCGAAAATTACCCGAGTTTAACGACGAATTACCGGTTGCAGCCTTGGCGGAAGAAATATTAACCGAGGGCGAGGGACAGATTAAAGCGTTCGTTACTTCGGCGGGTAATCCTGTACTTTCCACTCCAAACGGGGGAAAGTTGGAAAAGGCATTGTCCACTCTCGAATTTATGGTTAGCGTCGATTTCTATCTAAATGAAACGACAAAGTATGCCAATTATATACTCCCGCCGACTTCGGCCCTCGAGCACGATCATTACGACTTGATCTTCAACGTCTTTGCCGTTCGAAATACCGCTAGATATTGCCAGCCGGTCTTCGAACCCGAAGAGGGAATGCTACACGATTGGGAAATTTTTTCCGATCTAACGAAACGGATAGAGTTGTTACGTTCGGGAAAATCGCTTCCGAACGAATTAATAAAAACTAAATTAACTCCCGCCTCGATAATCGACCATGCTCTTCGTTCGGGACCTTACGGTTCGAAAGGAAAACGAAATGTAGATATGAGTCTTGAATTGTTGAAGAATAGCCCGCACGGAGTGGATTTAGGTCCTTTAGAACCCTGTTTTCCGGAGCGACTTTATACGGAAAATAAGAAAATTCAGTTGGTTCCGGAACGGGTTCAAGCGGATATGAATCGACTTCGAAAAAGATTCCAAGAGTTGCACGCTGCTTTCCGATCGCAGAACGGTTTCTTGCTGATCGGAAGAAGACACTTAAGAAACAATAATTCCTGGATGCATAATATGCCCAAATTAATGACGGGTAAAGATCGTTGTACTTTAATGATGCATCCTGAAGACGCAAGTTTACTTGGAATTAACGAAGAGGAAGAAGTTCTGGTCGAGTCGAGAGTAGGAAAAATCTTGATCCCGGCGGAGTTGACCGACGATATGATGCGCGGCGTGGTTTGCATCCCTCACGGGTTCGGGCACGGAAAGGAGGGAACGATATTGCATGTCGCCGCCCAGTTTGCCGGGGCAAGTATTAACGATTTGACTGATGATCAAGCGTTGGACGAACTCTCCGGTAACGCCGCTTTTAGCGGAATTCCTGTTTCTATCCGACGAAAGACCGCTTAA
- the ilvB gene encoding biosynthetic-type acetolactate synthase large subunit, which yields MPNSEGKITGARLMVELLEEYGVDIVFGYPGGAILPFYDELYKSTKIKHILVRHEQGAVHMAEGYARSTGKLGVCIATSGPGATNLVTGLTDAKMDSVPVLAITGQVATNTIGTDAFQEADIYGITIPITKYNALIKSANDLARHFKEATLIAMGGRPGPVLLDFPKDVQTELTDVRQAGILKINARHYEKPKVSGDLESFAAALNRAKRPLLYVGGGAINSNAYKEIRELAEKGDIPVTTTLMGIGAFPGTHTLSMGMLGMHGTAYANKAILECDYILNLGARFDDRVAKPGEFAEKAVRAHVDIDSAEFNKRVPVDYLLHGDLRDVLKALIPKVKEIDRKEWVTFLNDIKKKHPLQFDDSTDTIKPQGFLNRLHEKTRGKAIVSTDVGQHQMWAAQYFLFDEPNRWLTSGGLGTMGYGLPAAIGAKFGNPDKTVICVSGDGSIQMNIQELATIAMYKKGVKVIVFNNNFLGMVRQWQELFYEERFSESEWNYNPDFVKLAEAYSMKAMRISSKNEIGSAIDFLLEDDEACFLEVMIPAEEKVFPMIPAGKSQKDMIEFADLIGTRKK from the coding sequence ATGCCTAATAGCGAAGGTAAAATAACCGGCGCAAGACTTATGGTCGAGCTACTGGAAGAATACGGAGTCGATATCGTATTCGGTTACCCGGGTGGGGCTATCTTGCCCTTTTACGACGAATTATACAAGAGTACAAAGATTAAGCATATTCTCGTTCGGCATGAGCAGGGCGCAGTTCACATGGCGGAAGGATACGCTAGATCAACCGGGAAATTAGGAGTGTGCATCGCTACATCCGGCCCGGGAGCGACAAACTTAGTCACAGGGTTGACTGACGCGAAAATGGACTCGGTTCCGGTTCTCGCAATCACTGGACAGGTCGCAACGAATACGATAGGAACGGACGCCTTCCAAGAAGCCGATATTTACGGAATCACGATTCCGATTACGAAATATAATGCTTTGATTAAATCAGCTAACGATCTTGCCAGACATTTCAAAGAAGCTACCTTGATTGCAATGGGCGGAAGACCCGGTCCAGTCTTGTTGGATTTTCCAAAGGATGTTCAAACGGAGCTCACGGATGTTCGACAAGCCGGAATCCTGAAAATCAACGCTCGTCATTATGAAAAGCCGAAAGTTTCGGGAGATCTGGAATCCTTTGCCGCCGCTTTAAACCGAGCCAAACGTCCTCTTCTTTATGTGGGCGGTGGAGCGATCAATTCCAACGCTTATAAAGAAATTCGAGAGTTGGCGGAAAAAGGGGATATCCCGGTAACGACTACTCTCATGGGGATCGGAGCTTTCCCGGGGACTCATACTCTATCCATGGGTATGCTCGGTATGCACGGAACAGCTTACGCGAATAAGGCGATTTTGGAATGCGACTACATATTGAATTTGGGAGCCCGATTCGATGACCGTGTCGCCAAACCGGGAGAGTTTGCTGAAAAAGCTGTACGCGCCCATGTCGATATTGATTCTGCGGAATTTAATAAACGCGTTCCTGTCGATTATTTGCTTCACGGCGATTTACGAGACGTATTGAAGGCCTTAATTCCGAAAGTAAAAGAGATAGATCGAAAAGAATGGGTAACGTTCTTAAACGATATAAAGAAAAAACATCCGCTTCAGTTCGATGATTCCACTGATACGATTAAACCCCAGGGTTTTTTAAATCGTCTTCACGAAAAGACGCGGGGAAAGGCTATCGTTTCCACCGATGTCGGTCAGCATCAAATGTGGGCCGCCCAGTATTTCCTTTTTGATGAACCGAACCGATGGCTAACGTCCGGAGGACTCGGTACGATGGGATACGGTTTACCGGCGGCAATCGGCGCTAAATTCGGAAACCCGGATAAGACGGTTATTTGCGTCTCGGGCGACGGTTCGATTCAGATGAATATTCAAGAACTTGCAACGATTGCCATGTATAAGAAAGGCGTAAAGGTTATAGTGTTTAACAATAACTTTCTCGGAATGGTTCGACAATGGCAGGAACTTTTTTACGAAGAGCGGTTTTCCGAATCGGAATGGAATTACAATCCGGATTTCGTGAAGTTAGCGGAGGCCTATTCGATGAAAGCCATGAGGATTTCATCCAAAAATGAAATTGGATCCGCCATCGATTTCTTGCTGGAAGACGACGAGGCTTGTTTTCTCGAAGTGATGATTCCGGCGGAAGAAAAAGTGTTTCCGATGATACCTGCAGGGAAATCGCAGAAGGACATGATAGAGTTTGCCGATTTGATCGGAACGCGTAAGAAATGA